A section of the Anabaena cylindrica PCC 7122 genome encodes:
- a CDS encoding microcompartments protein, whose product MGIELRSFVFLDNLQPQHAAYMGTVAQGFLPLPGDTSLWIEISPGIEINKITDVALKSASVRPGVQVVERLYGLLEIHSGSQGETRAAGQAILAMLGVKKEDCLKPRVVSSQIIRNIDAYQTQLINRTRRGQLLLAGQTLYVLEVEPAAYAALAANEAEKAAAINILEVQAVGSFGRLYLGGHERDILAGAAGALTAIENVPGRTPQSQRQE is encoded by the coding sequence TTGGGCATAGAACTACGCAGTTTTGTATTTCTAGACAATCTGCAACCTCAACACGCCGCATATATGGGAACAGTAGCCCAAGGATTCTTACCATTACCAGGGGATACATCCCTGTGGATTGAAATTTCACCAGGTATCGAAATTAATAAAATTACAGATGTTGCCCTTAAGTCGGCTTCTGTCCGTCCAGGAGTACAGGTAGTAGAAAGATTGTATGGACTCTTAGAAATTCATTCTGGTTCTCAAGGGGAAACACGAGCCGCAGGCCAAGCTATTTTAGCAATGCTGGGAGTCAAAAAAGAAGACTGTCTCAAACCCCGTGTAGTTTCTAGCCAGATTATTCGCAATATTGATGCTTACCAAACCCAACTGATTAACCGCACACGCAGAGGACAACTGCTACTCGCAGGACAAACACTGTATGTATTAGAAGTTGAACCAGCTGCTTACGCTGCCCTAGCTGCCAATGAAGCCGAGAAAGCAGCCGCAATTAACATTTTAGAAGTACAAGCCGTAGGTAGCTTTGGCCGGCTTTATTTAGGTGGACATGAAAGAGATATTTTAGCCGGTGCAGCAGGAGCTTTAACAGCAATTGAAAATGTACCTGGTCGTACACCCCAGAGTCAGCGTCAGGAATAA
- a CDS encoding Rpn family recombination-promoting nuclease/putative transposase: MAAKYFNPYTDFGFKKLFGEEGSKDLLIDFLNQLLPIHHQIQQLTFKNPENLADTIAERKAIFDIYCESKIGDKFIVEMQKAKIKYFKDRALFYSTFPIREQSERGDWNFFLLPVYFIAILDFEYDENTTSKFRRDVCLKDQDGDIFFDKLNFKFLQMPLFNKQENELITHFDKWLYFLKNLESFNHIPAILNEPIFQKGFEIAEISHLNVEQYEQYKKSLVQYLEVKNVFDTAFEEGEKVGIEKGIEQGIEKGIEKVAKALKEQNIAIEIIAESTGLSQEAIKRI; this comes from the coding sequence ATGGCTGCAAAATACTTTAATCCTTATACAGATTTCGGTTTTAAGAAACTGTTCGGTGAGGAAGGCAGTAAAGACTTACTCATTGATTTTCTCAACCAACTTCTACCAATACATCATCAAATTCAACAATTAACTTTTAAAAATCCTGAAAATCTAGCTGATACCATAGCAGAACGTAAAGCCATATTTGATATTTACTGCGAAAGTAAAATTGGTGATAAGTTTATTGTGGAAATGCAAAAAGCAAAAATCAAGTATTTCAAAGATAGAGCCTTATTTTATTCCACATTCCCCATTCGTGAACAATCGGAGAGAGGCGATTGGAATTTCTTTTTACTACCTGTCTATTTTATAGCCATTTTAGATTTTGAGTATGACGAAAATACAACATCTAAATTTAGGCGTGATGTATGTCTAAAAGATCAAGATGGTGATATTTTCTTTGATAAGTTAAACTTTAAGTTTCTACAAATGCCGTTATTCAATAAACAGGAGAATGAATTAATAACGCATTTTGATAAATGGTTGTATTTTTTGAAGAATCTAGAAAGTTTTAATCATATACCCGCAATACTAAATGAACCAATATTTCAGAAAGGGTTTGAAATAGCGGAAATATCTCACTTAAATGTGGAGCAGTATGAACAATATAAGAAGAGTTTAGTACAGTATTTAGAAGTAAAAAATGTATTTGATACAGCCTTTGAAGAAGGTGAGAAGGTCGGGATTGAAAAGGGGATTGAGCAGGGCATCGAGAAGGGTATTGAGAAGGTTGCTAAAGCGTTGAAAGAGCAAAATATAGCTATAGAAATTATTGCAGAATCGACTGGCTTATCACAGGAAGCTATTAAAAGAATTTGA
- a CDS encoding DUF29 family protein: MEELLILKELLHEGKISEALELVEELEEMSKSDKLNKIFSYGMIVLLHLIKQAAEKRSTRSWETSIFNSVKQIQRTNQRPKGKGYYLTEDELLETLQDAYESALRKAALEAFEGRYAANELGNLINRNEVIWEAMNLILEIKYQD; encoded by the coding sequence ATGGAAGAATTATTAATTTTAAAGGAATTATTGCATGAGGGTAAAATTTCAGAAGCTTTGGAATTGGTGGAAGAGTTGGAGGAAATGAGTAAGTCGGATAAGTTAAATAAGATTTTTAGTTATGGGATGATTGTGTTGTTGCATTTGATTAAACAAGCAGCAGAAAAACGCTCTACTAGGTCTTGGGAAACTTCTATTTTTAATTCTGTTAAGCAAATTCAACGCACTAATCAACGCCCCAAGGGTAAGGGTTATTATTTAACGGAAGATGAGTTATTGGAAACTTTGCAAGATGCTTATGAGTCAGCTTTAAGAAAGGCAGCGTTGGAGGCTTTTGAAGGGAGGTATGCAGCAAATGAGTTGGGAAATTTAATAAATCGAAATGAGGTGATTTGGGAAGCGATGAATTTGATTTTAGAAATAAAATATCAGGATTGA
- a CDS encoding DUF2358 domain-containing protein produces the protein MKFQMEQIIETLKQDLPTLFEKDISYDIYTQDIFFRDPVSKFKGKFNYRIIFWTLRFHAQLFFTEIAFDLHDVSESGEKTILAKWTVRGILRVPWKAQLFFNGYSTYQLNDQGLIYEHIDTWDREPGAILKQFWQKGK, from the coding sequence ATGAAATTCCAAATGGAACAGATTATTGAAACTCTCAAACAGGATTTACCGACATTATTTGAGAAAGATATTTCTTATGATATCTATACCCAGGATATATTTTTTCGTGACCCGGTGAGTAAATTTAAGGGTAAGTTTAATTATCGGATTATTTTTTGGACTCTGCGTTTTCATGCTCAATTATTTTTTACAGAAATTGCTTTTGATTTACATGATGTATCTGAGTCAGGGGAAAAGACAATTTTAGCGAAGTGGACTGTGCGGGGTATTTTGCGTGTTCCTTGGAAAGCGCAGTTATTTTTTAATGGTTATTCGACTTATCAGCTGAATGATCAGGGTTTGATTTATGAGCATATTGATACTTGGGATAGGGAACCTGGGGCGATTTTAAAACAGTTTTGGCAGAAGGGGAAGTGA
- the uvrA gene encoding excinuclease ABC subunit UvrA: protein MSENLAASLNGSLPYHHNSQNTIRIRGARQHNLKNIDLVLPRDRLIVFTGVSGSGKSSLAFDTIFAEGQRRYVESLSAYARQFLGQLDKPDVEAIEGLSPAISIDQKSTSHNPRSTVGTVTEIYDYLRLLYGRAGEPHCPICDRCIAPQTIDQMCDRIMELSDRTRFQILAPVVRGKKGTHRKLLSGLAAQGFVRVRVNGEVRELSDFIELDKNITHTIELVIDRLVKKDGIQERLVDSLSTCLKQSNGIAIIEVLDDTSNKVALERPDSKYIATPGENQDISAQESSLEMVFSENFACPEHGAVMEELSPRLFSFNSPYGACPHCHGIGTLKRFSSDLVIPNPDSPMYAAIAPWSEKENSYYLELLYSLGQTYGFELQTQWSKLTPEQQQIVLYGEEKPKRANSSPEATAEKQKAPNFKGVIPILQRQYEGGSELVKQKLEEYLIDQPCEVCGGKRLKPEALAVKLGQFGILDLTGVSIRDCRERIENLKLSDRQTQIGDLVLREIKARLQFLLDVGLDYLTLDRPAMTLSGGEAQRIRLATQIGSGLTGVLYVLDEPSIGLHQRDNGRLLKTLTKLRDLGNTLIVVEHDEETIRAANYIVDIGPGAGIHGGHIVAQGDLEALLTAEDSLTGAYLSGRRVINTPAKRREGNGRSLTIKNASRNNLQNIDVEIPLGKLVSVTGVSGSGKSTLINELLYPALQHHLLKKAPLPKDIDEIKGLNSVDKAIVIDQSPIGRTPRSNPATYTGVFDIIRDVFSQTIEAKTRGYKPGQFSFNVKGGRCEACSGQGVNVIEMNFLPDVYVQCEICKGARYNRETLQVKYKDKSISDVLNMTVEEALDFCQNIPKAVTRLQTLVDVGLGYVQLGQPATTLSGGEAQRVKLATELSRRATGKTLYLIDEPTTGLSFYDVHKLLDVLQRLVDKGNSILVIEHNLDVIRCSDWVIDLGPEGGDKGGEIIAAGTPEDVAKNDRSYTGQYLQQVLKQYPVVA, encoded by the coding sequence ATGTCAGAAAACCTAGCAGCATCTTTAAACGGTAGTCTTCCGTACCACCATAACAGCCAGAATACTATTCGCATTCGCGGTGCTAGGCAGCATAATCTGAAAAATATTGATTTGGTCTTGCCGCGCGATCGCTTGATTGTCTTTACTGGTGTTTCTGGTTCGGGTAAATCGTCTTTGGCTTTTGATACCATTTTCGCCGAAGGGCAGCGGCGTTATGTGGAATCTCTCAGCGCCTATGCACGGCAATTTTTGGGTCAGTTGGATAAACCGGATGTGGAAGCAATTGAAGGTTTAAGTCCAGCAATTTCTATTGACCAAAAATCAACTTCCCATAATCCCCGTTCGACGGTGGGGACGGTGACGGAAATTTATGATTATCTGCGCTTGTTATATGGTCGCGCTGGTGAACCCCATTGTCCCATCTGCGATCGCTGTATTGCTCCCCAAACTATTGACCAGATGTGCGATCGGATTATGGAATTGAGCGATCGTACCCGTTTCCAAATTCTTGCACCTGTCGTCCGGGGTAAAAAGGGAACTCACCGCAAACTTTTATCTGGTTTAGCCGCGCAAGGATTTGTACGCGTGAGGGTAAATGGAGAGGTGCGAGAGCTATCAGATTTCATCGAATTAGATAAAAATATTACACATACTATAGAACTGGTTATCGACCGCTTAGTTAAAAAAGACGGTATTCAAGAGCGTTTAGTAGATTCTCTTTCTACTTGCCTTAAGCAATCTAACGGAATTGCTATAATTGAGGTATTAGATGACACATCTAATAAGGTAGCGCTGGAGCGACCTGATAGTAAGTATATAGCAACCCCAGGAGAAAATCAAGATATTTCCGCACAAGAATCATCACTAGAAATGGTGTTTTCAGAAAACTTTGCTTGTCCAGAACATGGTGCAGTAATGGAAGAATTATCACCACGTTTGTTTTCTTTTAATTCACCCTATGGTGCTTGTCCCCATTGTCACGGTATCGGAACTCTAAAAAGATTTTCCTCCGACTTAGTGATACCGAACCCAGATTCGCCCATGTATGCGGCAATTGCCCCCTGGTCAGAAAAAGAAAATTCCTATTATTTAGAGTTACTTTATAGTCTGGGACAGACCTATGGATTTGAATTGCAGACCCAGTGGAGTAAGTTAACCCCAGAACAACAACAGATAGTTTTGTATGGGGAAGAAAAACCTAAACGTGCCAACAGTTCACCAGAGGCTACCGCAGAGAAGCAAAAAGCACCAAATTTTAAAGGCGTAATTCCGATTTTGCAACGCCAATATGAAGGCGGTTCCGAACTAGTTAAGCAAAAATTGGAAGAATATTTAATTGATCAACCTTGTGAAGTTTGTGGTGGCAAGCGATTAAAACCAGAAGCTTTAGCAGTGAAGTTGGGACAATTTGGAATTTTAGATTTAACGGGCGTATCAATTCGGGATTGTCGGGAAAGAATAGAAAATTTAAAATTGAGCGACAGACAAACCCAAATTGGTGATTTAGTTCTCAGAGAAATTAAAGCCAGATTGCAATTTTTATTAGATGTTGGTTTAGATTATCTCACCTTAGATCGTCCTGCCATGACTTTATCAGGTGGTGAAGCCCAACGCATTCGGTTAGCTACGCAAATCGGTTCAGGACTAACAGGAGTTCTTTACGTTTTAGACGAACCCAGCATTGGTTTACATCAAAGAGATAACGGCAGATTACTCAAAACCTTAACCAAATTACGCGATTTAGGAAACACCTTAATTGTCGTTGAACATGACGAAGAAACCATTCGTGCCGCTAACTATATAGTTGATATTGGTCCCGGTGCAGGAATTCACGGTGGTCATATAGTTGCCCAAGGCGATTTAGAGGCATTATTAACAGCAGAAGATTCCTTAACCGGTGCTTATTTATCAGGCAGAAGGGTAATTAACACCCCAGCCAAAAGAAGAGAAGGTAATGGACGCAGTTTAACCATTAAAAATGCTAGTCGTAACAACTTACAAAATATTGATGTCGAAATTCCCTTAGGAAAACTCGTCTCAGTCACTGGTGTCTCAGGTTCTGGAAAATCTACCCTAATTAACGAATTACTTTATCCAGCATTACAACACCATTTACTCAAAAAAGCGCCTTTACCAAAGGATATAGATGAAATCAAGGGATTAAATTCCGTTGATAAAGCGATCGTTATCGACCAATCACCTATTGGCAGGACTCCCCGTTCTAACCCCGCAACATACACAGGAGTCTTCGACATTATTCGTGATGTCTTTTCCCAAACCATCGAAGCCAAAACCAGAGGTTATAAACCCGGACAATTTTCTTTCAACGTCAAAGGTGGACGTTGTGAAGCTTGTAGTGGACAGGGTGTAAACGTGATTGAAATGAATTTTCTTCCTGACGTTTATGTCCAATGTGAAATTTGCAAAGGTGCGAGATATAACCGGGAAACATTACAAGTTAAATATAAGGATAAATCAATTTCTGATGTTCTCAACATGACAGTTGAGGAAGCATTAGATTTCTGTCAAAATATTCCCAAAGCTGTGACCAGATTACAAACTTTAGTAGATGTCGGTTTGGGTTATGTGCAGTTAGGACAACCAGCCACAACTTTATCCGGTGGGGAAGCACAACGAGTTAAGTTAGCCACAGAATTATCTCGACGTGCCACAGGGAAGACTCTTTATTTAATAGATGAACCAACTACAGGTTTATCTTTTTATGATGTCCACAAATTGTTAGATGTTTTACAAAGATTAGTCGATAAGGGAAATTCAATTTTAGTAATTGAGCATAATTTAGATGTGATTCGTTGTTCTGACTGGGTAATAGATTTGGGTCCAGAAGGAGGAGATAAGGGAGGAGAAATTATTGCTGCCGGAACGCCGGAAGATGTGGCGAAAAATGACCGTTCTTATACTGGGCAGTATTTACAGCAGGTGTTGAAGCAATACCCTGTAGTTGCCTAA
- a CDS encoding pyridoxal phosphate-dependent aminotransferase, giving the protein MKLAARVSQVTPSITLAIAAKAKAMKAEGIDVCSFSAGEPDFDTPVHIKAAAAKALDEGKTKYGPAAGEPKLREAIAQNLKNHHGFDYKSENVIVTNGGKHSLYNLMMALIETGDEVIIPAPYWLSYPEMVILAGGKPVIVHTDASTEYKITPEQLKNAITPKTKLFILNSPSNPTGMVYTPAEIKALAQVIVDADILVVSDEIYEKILYDGAEHISIGSLGKEIFARTLISNGFAKAYSMTGWRLGYLAGPVEIIKAASSIQGHSTSNVCTFAQYGAIAALEGSQDCVEEMRQAFAKRRQVMLDRLNAIPGLSTAKPDGAFYLFPDISKTGLKSLEFCNALLEAHQVAVIPGVAFGADDNIRLSYATDMATIEKGMDRLEKFVRSRI; this is encoded by the coding sequence ATGAAGCTGGCAGCAAGAGTAAGTCAGGTGACACCTTCCATAACCTTAGCCATCGCAGCTAAAGCTAAGGCTATGAAAGCAGAGGGTATAGATGTTTGTAGTTTTAGTGCCGGAGAACCGGATTTTGACACCCCAGTGCATATCAAAGCCGCAGCAGCGAAAGCTTTGGATGAAGGGAAAACCAAATATGGCCCCGCAGCTGGAGAACCAAAATTAAGGGAAGCGATCGCCCAAAATCTCAAAAATCATCACGGTTTTGATTATAAATCAGAAAATGTCATCGTCACTAATGGCGGTAAACATTCTCTGTATAACTTGATGATGGCGCTAATTGAAACTGGTGATGAGGTGATTATCCCTGCACCTTATTGGCTGAGTTATCCCGAAATGGTAATTTTGGCAGGAGGTAAACCTGTAATTGTACATACAGATGCTTCCACAGAGTACAAAATTACCCCAGAACAACTCAAAAACGCCATTACCCCAAAAACTAAGTTATTTATCCTCAACTCCCCATCTAACCCCACCGGGATGGTGTACACGCCAGCAGAAATTAAAGCTTTGGCGCAAGTAATAGTTGATGCAGACATCTTAGTTGTTTCTGATGAGATTTACGAAAAGATTCTCTACGACGGTGCAGAACATATCAGCATCGGTTCTCTAGGAAAAGAAATTTTTGCTCGCACCTTAATTAGTAACGGGTTTGCGAAAGCTTACTCAATGACTGGGTGGAGACTAGGATATTTAGCCGGTCCGGTGGAAATTATTAAAGCTGCAAGTAGTATTCAAGGGCATAGTACATCAAATGTGTGTACCTTTGCTCAATATGGTGCGATCGCAGCTTTGGAAGGTTCTCAAGACTGTGTAGAAGAAATGCGTCAAGCTTTCGCTAAACGCCGTCAGGTGATGCTAGATAGACTTAACGCCATTCCCGGCTTGAGTACTGCTAAACCAGATGGTGCTTTTTACCTATTCCCAGATATCAGTAAAACCGGTTTAAAGTCCCTGGAATTTTGCAACGCTTTATTAGAAGCACATCAAGTTGCAGTTATTCCCGGTGTAGCTTTCGGTGCTGATGACAACATTCGTCTTTCTTACGCTACTGATATGGCGACTATAGAAAAGGGAATGGATAGATTAGAGAAATTTGTGCGTTCTCGAATTTAA
- the bchI gene encoding magnesium chelatase ATPase subunit I, producing the protein MTSTAQTKVSARRAVFPFTAIVGQEEMKLALLLNVIDPKIGGVMIMGDRGTGKSTTIRALADLLPEIPVVANDPFNSDPNDPDLMSDEVRQLLAEGGEIPIDHKKVQMVDLPLGATEDRVCGTIDIEKALSEGVKAFEPGLLAKANRGILYVDEVNLLDDHLVDVLLDSAASGWNTVEREGISIRHPARFVLVGSGNPEEGELRPQLLDRFGMHAEIHTVKEPALRVQIVEERGEFDQNPAVYLEQHKTPQEALQQQIVNAQELLPKVNLDYDLRVKISEVCSELDVDGLRGDIVTNRAAKALTSFEGRTEVTVDDIRRVITLCLRHRLRKDPLESIDTGYKVEKVFCRVFGVELPEDSAQKNGTGMKTGVR; encoded by the coding sequence GTGACTTCAACTGCTCAAACTAAAGTAAGTGCGCGTCGCGCGGTCTTTCCATTTACAGCAATTGTCGGCCAGGAAGAAATGAAACTGGCATTGTTGTTAAATGTGATTGATCCCAAAATTGGTGGTGTAATGATTATGGGCGATCGCGGCACCGGCAAATCTACAACCATCCGTGCTTTGGCAGACCTGCTGCCAGAAATCCCCGTAGTCGCTAACGACCCCTTCAATAGTGACCCCAATGACCCGGATTTGATGAGTGATGAAGTCCGTCAATTACTAGCAGAAGGGGGAGAAATTCCCATAGATCATAAAAAGGTGCAAATGGTAGATTTACCATTAGGCGCAACTGAAGACCGGGTTTGCGGTACTATCGACATTGAAAAAGCTTTATCTGAAGGTGTGAAAGCTTTTGAACCAGGGCTACTAGCCAAAGCTAACAGAGGGATTCTTTATGTTGATGAAGTCAACTTATTAGATGACCACTTAGTAGATGTACTTCTCGATTCTGCTGCTAGTGGTTGGAACACTGTGGAACGGGAAGGTATTTCTATCCGTCACCCAGCGCGGTTTGTTCTGGTTGGTTCGGGAAATCCAGAAGAAGGGGAATTGCGTCCCCAGTTACTCGACCGTTTTGGAATGCACGCAGAAATTCACACGGTGAAAGAGCCGGCTTTGCGGGTGCAAATTGTGGAAGAACGGGGAGAATTTGACCAAAATCCTGCCGTATATTTAGAACAACATAAAACTCCCCAGGAAGCATTACAACAGCAAATTGTCAATGCTCAGGAATTATTACCAAAAGTTAACCTTGACTATGACTTGAGGGTAAAAATTTCGGAAGTTTGTTCAGAATTAGATGTAGACGGTTTGCGGGGTGACATTGTTACCAACCGCGCTGCTAAGGCTTTAACCTCATTTGAAGGACGGACAGAAGTTACAGTTGATGATATTCGACGGGTAATTACATTATGTCTGCGTCACCGTTTGCGGAAAGACCCCTTGGAATCCATTGATACTGGCTATAAAGTTGAAAAAGTGTTTTGTCGCGTTTTTGGTGTGGAATTACCAGAAGACTCAGCACAGAAAAACGGCACAGGTATGAAAACTGGGGTTAGGTAA
- a CDS encoding pentapeptide repeat-containing protein, with product MVNQKHLALLQAGAVTWIEWRKQNPQIEIDLSTANLQGENLRGANLQGVNFTKVDLSHALLVRTNLMFANLTNANLSQAKLIEANLSQANLSIANFSGADLTQADLSQVNLIGANLSDANLRNAVITDANLIGTDFSNAILNDADLAAAKLIRSNLSFANLIGANLIAADLSEANLYDAEVMTAYLYKANLSKANLTRVHLGSSYLFKANLSEANLTNADLSWSNLRYANLAGANLQRANLRGANLQGANLKGANLQDTIMPDSSRNHC from the coding sequence ATGGTAAATCAAAAGCATTTAGCCTTACTTCAAGCAGGTGCAGTTACATGGATAGAGTGGAGAAAGCAAAATCCCCAAATTGAAATAGACCTCAGCACCGCTAATTTGCAAGGGGAAAACCTCCGGGGTGCAAATCTCCAAGGAGTTAATTTCACCAAAGTAGATTTAAGTCACGCTTTACTAGTACGCACAAATTTGATGTTTGCGAATTTAACCAATGCTAACCTTTCTCAAGCCAAGCTAATTGAAGCTAACCTGAGTCAAGCTAACTTGAGTATTGCTAATTTCAGCGGTGCAGACTTGACACAGGCCGATTTAAGCCAGGTAAATTTAATCGGTGCTAATTTGAGTGATGCCAATCTCAGAAATGCTGTGATCACAGATGCTAATTTGATTGGTACTGATTTTAGCAACGCTATATTAAATGATGCAGATTTAGCAGCGGCCAAGCTCATCCGCAGTAATCTGAGTTTTGCTAACTTAATTGGTGCTAATTTAATTGCTGCTGACCTGAGTGAAGCTAATTTATATGACGCAGAAGTAATGACAGCTTACCTTTACAAAGCGAATTTGTCTAAAGCTAATTTAACTAGAGTGCATTTGGGGAGTTCATACTTATTCAAAGCTAATTTGAGTGAGGCTAATTTGACGAATGCTGATTTAAGTTGGAGTAATTTAAGATATGCAAATTTAGCAGGTGCAAATCTTCAGCGTGCTAACCTCAGAGGTGCAAATCTTCAAGGTGCTAACCTCAAGGGTGCAAATTTGCAAGATACAATTATGCCTGATTCATCAAGAAACCACTGCTAG
- a CDS encoding tetratricopeptide repeat protein: MKLSLCMIVKNEEINLPKCLQSVKNVADEIVVLDTGSTDKTPQIAAQFGAKVHYFQWCNDFSAARNEALKYVTGDWILVLDADESLTPEIAPYLQAAINIEDYLLINLVRQEVGATQSPYSLVSRLFRNHPDIRFERPYHALVDDSITSILTKETYWQIGYLPEVAILHAGYQKAVINQQNKYAKAAAAMEEFFAANPHDAYVCSKLGALYVEMGKINEGMELLNYGLNQAMGKRSSTKKTPLHWLKDSQLNKVENAINQDINETNYDILYELNYHLGIAHTHLKNVPQAISHYQAAVKLPIYPLLKLGGYNNLGNLLKATGDLPGAKIAYETAIKIDSSFITGYYNLGMVCKAMNLFAEAIDCYDQAIQLNPDYAEAYQNLGVVLLKVGDVENSLAAFEYAIALHEQHNPQEAQRLCQGLQQMGLIRNS, encoded by the coding sequence ATGAAACTCAGCTTGTGCATGATTGTCAAAAATGAGGAAATTAACCTACCAAAATGTTTGCAAAGTGTCAAAAATGTGGCAGACGAAATTGTAGTTCTCGATACAGGTTCAACTGATAAAACTCCCCAAATTGCTGCACAGTTTGGCGCAAAAGTACATTATTTTCAATGGTGTAATGACTTTAGTGCTGCTCGTAATGAAGCTTTAAAATATGTGACGGGAGACTGGATTTTAGTATTAGATGCTGATGAAAGTCTGACACCAGAAATAGCGCCTTATTTGCAAGCAGCAATTAATATAGAAGATTATTTATTAATTAATCTTGTCCGTCAAGAAGTTGGTGCGACTCAATCACCTTATTCTTTGGTTTCTCGACTCTTTCGCAATCATCCAGATATTCGCTTTGAACGCCCTTATCATGCGCTAGTTGATGATAGTATTACGTCAATTTTAACTAAGGAAACCTATTGGCAAATTGGCTATTTACCAGAGGTGGCTATTCTCCATGCTGGCTATCAAAAAGCTGTAATTAATCAACAAAATAAATATGCGAAAGCCGCAGCCGCTATGGAGGAATTTTTTGCAGCTAATCCCCATGATGCTTATGTTTGTAGTAAGTTGGGAGCTTTGTATGTGGAAATGGGTAAAATTAATGAGGGAATGGAATTATTAAATTATGGTTTAAATCAGGCAATGGGAAAACGCAGTTCTACAAAAAAAACACCCTTGCACTGGCTGAAAGATTCTCAATTAAATAAAGTCGAAAATGCTATTAATCAAGATATAAATGAAACTAATTATGATATTTTGTATGAGTTAAATTATCATTTAGGAATTGCTCATACACATTTAAAGAATGTACCTCAAGCAATTTCCCATTATCAAGCTGCTGTGAAATTGCCGATTTATCCTCTGTTGAAGTTGGGAGGATATAACAATTTAGGAAATTTACTCAAAGCTACGGGAGATTTGCCAGGAGCAAAAATTGCTTATGAAACGGCTATAAAAATTGACTCTAGTTTTATAACTGGTTATTACAATTTAGGGATGGTATGTAAAGCTATGAATTTATTTGCTGAGGCTATTGATTGTTATGACCAAGCTATACAATTAAATCCTGATTATGCAGAAGCTTATCAAAATTTAGGGGTAGTGCTGTTGAAAGTCGGCGATGTTGAAAATAGTTTAGCGGCTTTTGAATATGCGATCGCTCTCCATGAGCAACACAATCCCCAAGAAGCACAACGTCTGTGTCAAGGATTACAACAAATGGGATTAATTCGTAATTCGTAA
- a CDS encoding DUF29 domain-containing protein yields MNTLYDSDFYGWTKEQAQLLREEKWETVDKLNLIEEIETLGRQERRELVNRLGLLLAHLLKWQYQPDKRSNSWLATIREQRSQVMRLLAESPSLKSYLEEAFQLSYKDGINLAVKETNLPYETFPESCIYSITQTLDAEFLPE; encoded by the coding sequence ATGAATACACTTTACGATTCTGATTTTTATGGGTGGACAAAAGAACAAGCACAATTACTGCGAGAGGAAAAATGGGAAACAGTAGATAAGCTTAATTTAATTGAGGAGATTGAAACTTTGGGAAGACAAGAACGAAGGGAGTTAGTAAACCGTTTAGGATTATTGTTAGCGCATTTACTTAAATGGCAGTATCAACCAGACAAACGCAGTAATAGTTGGTTAGCAACTATCCGAGAACAACGCAGTCAAGTAATGCGACTATTAGCAGAAAGTCCAAGTTTAAAATCTTATTTAGAAGAAGCTTTTCAATTAAGTTATAAAGATGGGATTAACTTAGCTGTTAAAGAGACTAATTTACCTTATGAAACCTTTCCAGAAAGTTGTATTTATTCAATTACACAAACATTAGATGCTGAGTTTTTACCAGAATGA